From a region of the Andrena cerasifolii isolate SP2316 chromosome 13, iyAndCera1_principal, whole genome shotgun sequence genome:
- the Ssu72 gene encoding ssu72 CTD phosphatase, whose amino-acid sequence MPAPNSISVAVICSSNMNRSMEAHAFLSKKGFNVKSFGTGDKVKLPGNAPDRPNIYDFGTSYDEIYNDLLSKDKQFYTQNGLLHMLERNRRIKPKPERFQLSKDKFDILITCEERVYDQVIESMESRTQEDNQPVHLINIDIQDNHEEATVGSFLICELVTVLANSEDLDNDIDELLHEFESKFARTILHTVFFY is encoded by the exons ATGCCAGCGCCGAATTCTATCAGCGTAGCGGTAATATGTTCTAGCAATATGAATCGGAGCATGGAGGCGCACGCCTTCCTGAG TAAGAAGGGGTTCAACGTGAAGTCCTTCGGAACGGGGGATAAAGTGAAGCTACCTGGGAACGCCCCGGATCGTCCGAATATATACGACTTTGGGACGTCGTACGACGAAATCTACAATGACCTTTTATCGAAAGACAAGCAATT TTACACGCAGAACGGATTGTTGCACATGCTGGAGAGAAACCGTAGGATAAAGCCCAAGCCAGAGCGATTTCAACTGTCCAAGGACAAGTTCGACATCTTGATCACTTGCGAGGAGCGCGTCTACGATCAAGTGATCGAGTCTATGGAGTCTAGAACCCAGGAGGACAACCAACCCGTGCATCTGATCAATATCGACATCCAAGACAACCACGAGGAAGCTACAGTCGGATCGTTTCTCATTTGCGAATTAGTCACCGTG CTGGCGAATAGCGAGGACCTAGACAATGACATAGACGAATTGCTCCACGAGTTCGAATCGAAGTTCGCAAGAACGATTCTGCACACtgtgtttttttattga
- the Ns3 gene encoding nucleostemin 3, whose translation MGKKGKGGGGNLGKALVRDRFGPTKIKRNADSSMLHTAEINDGYDWGRLNLQSVTEESSFQEFLSTAELAGTEFHAEKLNIKFVNPKSGIGLLSKDEKEKVLESHRKHREHLKIPRRPKWDSTTTAYELQGKEKEEFLEWRRCLSILQDAEGLMLTPYEKNLEFWRQLWRVVERSDVVVQIVDARNPLLFRCEDLEAYVKEVDPRKMNMILVNKADFLTEHQREAWAKYFTDINVRIAFFSATLAAEKQKIEETIEEENSEDEEASDESDGSSYNSEFASESEYESADDGSSTNAESVTTASVDAEQTKKKECGLHILKGADEEARMEDGTKVENSTDLLNRDQLVSFFKTIYKGKTYTEDVTTIGLVGYPNVGKSSTINALLMDKKVSVSATPGKTKHFQTLFLEKDLLLCDCPGLVMPSFVCTKADMILHGILPIDQMRDHVPPITLLGTLIPRHVIEDIYGIMTPLPLEGEDPARPPTAEEILNAYGYNRGFMTQNGQPDNPRSARYLLKDFVNGKLLYCVAPPTVEQEKFHVFPERRRIISSNKHLPARTIRANKGSKTTSEDLDKVFFQNNNSNVHVRGVIGKMHGLYRSGSNDTGSVVGSTQSLLLEEKPWKKINKHSNKKKREKTRRLYAHLDQH comes from the exons ATGGGTAAAAAGGGAAAGGGAGGAGGTGGGAATTTAGGGAAGGCTTTAGTCCGGGATCGTTTCGGCCCTACGAAGATCAAGAGAAATGCTGATTCGTCTATG CTTCATACTGCCGAGATAAATGACGGTTATGATTGGGGAAGACTTAATCTTCAATCCGTCACAGAGGAGAGTTCGTTCCAAGAGTTCCTGTCCACCGCGGAGCTAGCAGGCACCGAGTTCCACGCAGAGAAGCTCAACATCAAGTTCGTCAATCCGAAGAGTGGAATAGGATTACTATCGAAAGATGAGAAGGAAAAGGTGCTGGAGTCGCACAGGAAGCACAGGGAGCATCTCAAGATACCGAGGAGGCCGAAGTGGGACAGCACTACGACGGCGTACGAGCTGCAGGGCAAAGAAAAGGAGGAGTTCTTAGAATGGAGGCGCTGCCTTTCGATACTGCAAGACGCGGAAGGGCTGATGCTAACTCCTTACGAAAAGAACCTGGAGTTCTGGAGGCAGCTGTGGAGGGTAGTGGAGCGGAGCGACGTAGTCGTGCAGATAGTAGACGCACGGAACCCTTTGCTGTTCCGTTGCGAGGATCTGGAAGCCTACGTGAAAGAAGTGGATCCCAGAAAGATGAATATGATACTGGTCAATAAAGCAGACTTCTTAACGGAGCACCAGCGAGAAGCTTGGGCTAAATACTTCACGGATATCAACGTGAGGATCGCGTTCTTCTCTGCCACGTTAGCAGCTGAGAAGCAGAAGATCGAAGAAACGATAGAGGAAGAGAATTCCGAAGATGAAGAGGCTAGTGACGAGAGCGATGGATCATCCTACAATTCAGAATTTGCCTCGGAAAGCGAATATGAAAGCGCCGATGATGGTAGTAGCACCAACGCAGAGTCTGTAACTACAGCTTCTGTAGACGCTGAACAAACAAAGAAGAAGGAATGTGGTTTGCACATATTGAAAGGAGCCGACGAAGAAGCCAGGATGGAAGATGGCACAAAAGTAGAGAATTCAACGGACTTGTTAAATAGGGATCAAttagtttcattttttaaaacaatttacaaGGGTAAGACGTATACGGAAGACGTCACAACCATCGGTCTAGTAGGATACCCGAATGTAGGGAAAAGTTCCACGATCAACGCTTTGCTGATGGACAAGAAGGTGTCGGTATCTGCGACACCCGGCAAAACGAAACACTTCCAGACGCTGTTTCTGGAGAAGGATCTGCTTCTTTGCGATTGCCCCGGATTGGTAATGCCAAGTTTCGTTTGTACGAAAGCGGACATGATTTTGCACGGCATACTGCCGATCGATCAAATGCGAGATCACGTCCCGCCGATTACGTTGCTGGGCACTTTAATACCAAGGCATGTCATCGAGGACATATACGGCATTATGACGCCGCTGCCGCTAGAAGGGGAAGACCCTGCTCGTCCCCCGACTGCAGAAGAAATATTAAACGCTTATGGAT aTAATCGAGGCTTTATGACGCAGAATGGACAGCCAGACAATCCGCGCTCAGCTCGATATCTGTTGAAAGATTTCGTGAACGGTAAACTCTTGTATTGCGTTGCGCCGCCGACGGTGGAGCAAGAGAAGTTTCACGTGTTCCCGGAACGAAGAAGAATCATTTCCTCGAACAAGCATTTACCAGCTAGAACAATACGCGCGAACAAGGGGAGCAAGACCACGTCCGAAGATCTGGATAAAGTGTTCTTCCAGAACAACAATTCTAACGTACACGTGAGGGGAGTGATCGGGAAAATGCACGGCTTGTACCGTTCTGGTTCtaa CGATACAGGATCAGTAGTCGGTTCCACGCAGAGTTTGTTGCTCGAAGAGAAACCGTGGAAAAAGATCAATAAACACTCGAATAAGAAGAAACGCGAGAAAACCAGAAGATTGTACGCTCATCTCGATCAACATTGA